In the Populus trichocarpa isolate Nisqually-1 chromosome 1, P.trichocarpa_v4.1, whole genome shotgun sequence genome, one interval contains:
- the LOC7485728 gene encoding uncharacterized protein LOC7485728, protein MTSVKNNNMLPPGLVSNLQQVLLSRKGGGGEEEEKKEIDPSNDGNDKSAEPSTSTCVENTEEDSNNSKPIVLVTNGDGIDSPGLVSLVEALVREGLYNVHVCAPQSDKSVSSHSVTLHEAIAVTSVEINGAIAYEVSGTPVDCVSLALSGALFSWSKPLLVISGINRGSNCGHHMIYSGVVAGAREALFCGVPSLSISLNWKKEESQESDFKDAVAVCLPVINAAIRDIEKGFFPKSCSLNIEIPTSPSANKGFKLTKRSMWRSSPSWQAVSANRHPSAGHFMSNQQSLGLQLAQLSRDASAAGAARRLTTQRKNMLEIESVGAGGKSDSNRVKKYFRMEFLDKELEDTDEDLDFRAVENGFVAITPLSLSPRIEEDTHIAASDWISSALHGDQ, encoded by the exons ATGACATCTGTGAAGAACAATAACATGTTGCCTCCAGGTCTGGTTTCCAATCTACAACAAGTACTTTTAAGCAGAAAAGGTggtggaggagaagaagaagagaaaaaagaaattgacccATCAAATGATGGTAATGATAAATCAGCCGAGCCATCTACTTCCACTTGTGTTGAAAACACTGAAGAAGACAGCAATAATTCAAAGCCTATTGTTTTGGTTACTAACGGAGATGGGATTGACTCCCCTGGTCTTGTTTCTCTTGTTGAAGCTCTGGTTCGTGAAGGCCTCTATAATGTCCATGTTTGCGCTCCTCAATC GGACAAATCAGTATCCAGTCATTCTGTGACTTTACACGAAGCAATTGCTGTAACTTCTGTTGAAATTAATGGTGCCATAGCTTATGAAGTTTCAG GGACTCCAGTGGATTGTGTCTCATTAGCATTATCTGGAGCACTGTTTTCTTGGTCAAAGCCTTTGCTG gtaaTTAGTGGAATTAATCGGGGATCTAACTGTGGCCATCACAT GATTTATTCGGGTGTTGTTGCTGGAGCTAGAGAAGCATTATTTTGTGGTGTCCCATCCCTGTCAATATCACTGAATTG gaagaaggaagaaagcCAAGAAAGTGATTTTAAGGATGCAGTTGCTGTCTGTTTGCCAGTGATAAATGCTGCTATCAGAGATATTGAAAAGGGGTTTTTTCCAAAGAGCTGCTCTCTGAATATTGAAATCCCCACATCTCCATCTGCAAACAAG GGCTTCAAACTAACTAAGAGAAGTATGTGGAGATCCTCACCTAGCTGGCAAGCTGTTTCAGCTAATCGGCATCCTTCGGCTGGACATTTCATGTCTAATCAACAAAGTCTTGGCCTCCAGCTTGCACAGCTTAGTAGAGATGCCTCTGCTGCT GGTGCAGCTCGCCGTTTGACCACACAAAGGAAGAACATGTTAGAGATTGAATCAGTTGGGGCCGGTGGAAAATCTGATAGCAATCGGGTGAAGAAGTATTTTCGAATGGAG tttttggaCAAGGAGCTGGAGGATACAGATGAGGATCTGGATTTCAGAGCAGTTGAAAATGGATTT GTTGCGATAACTCCACTATCACTTTCTCCACGTATTGAAGAGGACACTCACATAGCAGCCTCAGATTGGATCTCTTCCGCGCTTCATGGGGACCAATAA